Proteins co-encoded in one Xyrauchen texanus isolate HMW12.3.18 chromosome 19, RBS_HiC_50CHRs, whole genome shotgun sequence genomic window:
- the LOC127660090 gene encoding ras-related protein Rab-9B-like, protein MSGKSLLLKVILLGDGGVGKSSIMNRYVTDRFDSQSFHTIGVEFLNRDLEIDGRLVTLQIWDTAGQERFKSLRTPFYRGADCCLLTFAVDNLQSFQNLGCWKKEFMYYSDVRDPERFPFVVLGNKVDKEEREVGQDEARAWCEENGCCPYFETSAKDDTNVCSAFEAAVREVLAGEDTIDHNLLSSTIDLHGNRKVARSSCC, encoded by the coding sequence ATGAGTGGGAAGAGCCTCTTACTGAAGGTCATTCTCCTGGGAGACGGCGGTGTGGGGAAAAGCTCCATTATGAATCGCTACGTGACCGACCGCTTTGACTCGCAGTCGTTCCACACCATTGGCGTGGAATTCCTCAACCGCGACCTCGAAATTGACGGTCGACTCGTCACCCTCCAGATCTGGGACACGGCGGGCCAGGAACGCTTCAAGAGCCTGCGTACGCCCTTCTACCGTGGCGCAGACTGCTGCCTGCTCACGTTCGCAGTGGACAATCTGCAGAGCTTCCAAAACCTGGGCTGCTGGAAGAAGGAGTTCATGTATTACTCTGATGTACGAGACCCGGAGCGCTTCCCCTTTGTGGTGCTCGGAAACAAGGTGGACAAGGAAGAACGCGAAGTTGGCCAGGACGAAGCCAGGGCTTGGTGCGAGGAGAACGGTTGCTGTCCGTACTTTGAGACCAGCGCGAAGGACGACACCAACGTGTGCTCTGCTTTTGAAGCTGCGGTTCGGGAAGTTCTAGCAGGGGAGGACACGATTGATCACAACCTGCTGAGTAGCACCATTGATCTACATGGAAACCGTAAAGTGGCTCGTTCTTCTTGCTGCTGA